The proteins below are encoded in one region of Chryseobacterium wanjuense:
- a CDS encoding endonuclease/exonuclease/phosphatase family protein, with protein MNFRFSIVFLMAFVLGFSQDLKVMSFNIRLNVDSDKENSWTNRKQDVADLLTYYHPDYFGVQEALPEQMKDIKNGLKNYDYVGVGRDDGKEKGEFSAIFYDTDRLQVTKSGTFWLSETPEKPSKGWDAALNRICTYAVFKDKKSKKEFMALNLHFDHVGNVARVKSSELILKKIKEINPKNLPVVLSGDFNLTEDSEPIKIISQNLQDTFYHSETKPYGPKGTFTAFNVNEVPKNRIDYIFVKGFKIKSHRHINDRRENLLYPSDHFPVLVDLQF; from the coding sequence ATGAATTTTAGATTTTCAATCGTATTCCTGATGGCTTTTGTGTTGGGATTCTCTCAGGATCTTAAAGTGATGAGTTTCAACATCAGACTGAATGTAGACTCAGACAAAGAAAACTCATGGACAAACAGAAAACAGGATGTAGCGGATTTATTAACGTACTATCATCCCGATTATTTCGGTGTTCAGGAAGCACTTCCTGAGCAGATGAAGGACATTAAAAATGGTTTAAAGAATTACGATTATGTAGGAGTAGGAAGAGATGATGGAAAAGAAAAAGGCGAATTTTCTGCAATTTTTTATGATACAGACAGGCTTCAGGTGACGAAATCAGGGACGTTCTGGCTTTCTGAAACTCCTGAAAAACCATCAAAAGGCTGGGATGCCGCGCTGAACAGAATTTGTACATACGCAGTTTTCAAGGATAAAAAATCAAAAAAAGAATTCATGGCGCTGAATCTTCACTTCGACCATGTCGGGAATGTGGCCAGAGTGAAGTCTTCTGAATTAATTTTAAAGAAAATCAAAGAAATCAATCCTAAAAATTTACCGGTGGTTTTAAGTGGTGATTTTAATTTGACGGAAGATTCGGAACCGATTAAAATTATTTCACAAAACCTTCAGGATACTTTCTATCATTCGGAAACAAAACCTTATGGTCCGAAAGGAACTTTTACGGCATTCAACGTCAATGAAGTTCCCAAAAACAGGATTGATTATATTTTCGTGAAAGGGTTTAAGATAAAATCTCACAGACATATCAATGACAGAAGGGAAAATTTACTGTACCCGTCGGATCATTTTCCTGTTTTGGTGGATTTGCAGTTTTAA